The Armatimonadota bacterium DNA segment CGGGACTGGAGATGGGGCCGTAGCGGAGGTCACCGCTTGCCAACCATGCAGAATGGGCCGCCCGTACATGGGCGGCCCATTCTGCATCCGTCGTGCTGCGGTTCAGCGGGCCGTCTTGCGGCGGCGGAGCATTGGCAGAACGCCAACGGCAAGGAATGCCAGGGAGGAAGGTTCCGGGATATTGGCGCCCCCGAGGGTGGCAATCTCGCTGTCGCTGAGAACGCGATCCTCGAAAGAGAACCTCGAAAGCGAGCCGGCGTTGGTCTCGCCGTCATTGTCCGTCAGAATCTCGAAGGTCGGATCGAGGGACCAGCGTCCGTCAAGTCCGGAACCCAGCGTCTGCGTTCCGACGAGAGAACCATCGACGTACTTCTTGAGAGTGCTGTTGGCCAGATCGAACGTGAACATCAGGCGATACCAGGTATCGGTCTGGATCGACCCGTCGTAGACTCCACTGATTCCGAGACCGCCGGAGCCGTCGCGGAAAAGGTCGCCGTCGTTGGTATTGCTCGTGTTCGTCTGGAAGAGTGACGCATAACCGGAGGCGTTGATGAACTTGATGTCGTAGCCCAGCGTGTACTCGTTAAGATACGCGCCACCGCCATTCGCCGGGGCGTTGGTGGTGACGACGAGCCCCTGAGTATTGGTGGCCGCAGGGAAATTGTACACGCCCGAGGGCGCACCGTTGATCACGTCTGTGCCGAAGGTGCCGAAAGGATTGCCCATGAACAGGCCCATCTGGGCCGGTCCGGTGGAGGAAAAATCGCCGGGAGCGTCAAAATTGAAGACGCTGAGAGCGGCGGAAGCAGAGCCCGCTACGAGAACCGAAGCGAGCATCGCGACAGTGGTTCGGAGTGTCATAAGACGTAGCCTCTAACTAACCCATGTGCGTGAGTGCAAGAGGCAGACGCAGACCCCGGCAAGCGTGCTGCCGGGCTCTGGCGTACTGCATGCGCCAACAGATAATCAGTGGGGCGAAGCCATCGGGACACCAGGTTGTCACCGAATTCGCCCCGCGCCGGCTAACAGCACGGCGCCGGTGGCCCGTGAACGACGCCGAACGTGGCGGGCACCCAGAATCCGCCTTGGAGTTCGGTCGCACACGCGATTCCTCAGGAGAAGGCCCGTCCGTTGCGTCGGACGCGCGAACAGGGTTCCCCATCACGTATTTTCGTGCACAAATTGTGCCAGTAAGCTTCCAGGCACAAGCACGGCAACCCGCGCCGGCAAGGTGTCCTAATGCGATTCACAGATCCGGGAGGCCCATGTAGGCACGGGTGTGCGACATGGTGTAATATAATTGATAAAGGTGTGTTTCGCCCTGGCCCAGGACAAGCGGCCGCGTTCGGGCCGCGCATCGCCCGGTGGAACTGCTGAAAACGGCGGCGGGGCTCGCCGCGAGAGGGGTCTGGATATGAAGACGCGTGCGCAGGAGGGGTTCACCCTCATCGAGTTGCTCGTGGTCATCGCGATCATCGCCATACTGGCGGCGATACTGTTTCCGGTGTTCGCGAAGGCACGGATGCGCGCGCAACAGGCCACGTGCATTTCGAACATGAAGCAGATCGGCCTGGCGATGACTCAATACGTGACCGATGCCGAGGACCACTTCCCCGCGTGGAACCCGCCGGGGCTCAAGACATTCATCAGCGTCGAGGATTTCAAGGCAACGTACGAGAACGCACTCTATTTCGGTGGGGGCGTGGACATCCTGTCGCCCACCGGGGAGAAGGCGACCATCTCCCTGCAACTGGACCCCTACATCAAGTCCCGAGCCATCTGGGCGTGCCCCGCCGACTTCGGGCTGTACAGCATCGGTGACGGATGGCCGGGTGGCGCGAAGACACCGCTCTCGTTCAAGGACTGGCGGCTTCGAGCCGACCGGACGAAGAAGATCGGCGTCAGTTACGGCTACCGTGCAACGAACATCACCAACCCCGGATCGGCGGGCGGCGGCCAGGACAACCCCTATCTCAACAGGGTGGACCCGGCCGGGATTGCACTTGCGGCGTACTCCACCTCGGCGGTCAAACGGCCGTCCGACCGCGCCATGTTCTGGGATATGCGGGCGTGGCACGCCAGCAGCAAAAGCTCGACCGGCGCCGAGGTAGGCAACGGCAAGATCCAGATTCTATTCATCGACGGGCACGTAGCCACGGTGGCAACGAACCAACTGGGCTCAAGCGCCGCGTACTACTGGTCGGACTTCCGGGCGAATTGAGGGGTGGGCCGTGCAGTTATGCGCAGTGCGACCGCGGTTCGCGAATTACATTGGACTAAACCGCCTCAGCCGCCTCCCGTTCGGT contains these protein-coding regions:
- a CDS encoding LamG-like jellyroll fold domain-containing protein, translated to MTLRTTVAMLASVLVAGSASAALSVFNFDAPGDFSSTGPAQMGLFMGNPFGTFGTDVINGAPSGVYNFPAATNTQGLVVTTNAPANGGGAYLNEYTLGYDIKFINASGYASLFQTNTSNTNDGDLFRDGSGGLGISGVYDGSIQTDTWYRLMFTFDLANSTLKKYVDGSLVGTQTLGSGLDGRWSLDPTFEILTDNDGETNAGSLSRFSFEDRVLSDSEIATLGGANIPEPSSLAFLAVGVLPMLRRRKTAR
- a CDS encoding prepilin-type N-terminal cleavage/methylation domain-containing protein — translated: MKTRAQEGFTLIELLVVIAIIAILAAILFPVFAKARMRAQQATCISNMKQIGLAMTQYVTDAEDHFPAWNPPGLKTFISVEDFKATYENALYFGGGVDILSPTGEKATISLQLDPYIKSRAIWACPADFGLYSIGDGWPGGAKTPLSFKDWRLRADRTKKIGVSYGYRATNITNPGSAGGGQDNPYLNRVDPAGIALAAYSTSAVKRPSDRAMFWDMRAWHASSKSSTGAEVGNGKIQILFIDGHVATVATNQLGSSAAYYWSDFRAN